A genomic window from Silene latifolia isolate original U9 population chromosome Y, ASM4854445v1, whole genome shotgun sequence includes:
- the LOC141630309 gene encoding uncharacterized protein LOC141630309, with the protein MTYEICILMEHRTMWDIEWAFSLSRQQCSRLGCEEVVGTWRLVHCDQSSGWVMKIKSQSLAPYQTTIEELEKYLEDIRYVHLPREENQFADALSKLAPLINIPDHVESMPIYVERRPSLAYVNAIDDAEEVKTESWYTAILKFKETGEYPPDLDTRGKHALRMLSAQFIKTDDDQL; encoded by the exons ATGACGTACGAGATttgtattttgatggagcatcgaactatgtGGGATATAGAGTGGGCATTCTCCTTATCTCGCCAACAG TGCTCTAGACTTGGGTGTGAAGAAGTTGTTGGTACATGGAGACTCGTCCattgtgatcaatcaagtgggtgGGTCATGAAAATTAAGAGCCAAAGTTTAGCCCCATATCAAACCACGATCGAAGAATTGGAAAAGTACTTAGAGGATATTCGATATGTTCACCTCCCgagagaagaaaatcagtttgcagatgcGTTGTCTAAGCTAGCTCCCTTGATCAACATTCCTGACCACGTAGAAAGTATGCCAATATATGTCGAACGAAGACCGTCACTTGCCTATGTGAACGCAATCGATGATGCCGAGGAAGTTAAAACAGAATCCTGGTACACAGCCATTTTGAAATTCAAGGAAACAGGAGAGTATCCTCCCGACCTTGACACGCGTGGGAAGCACGCTCTGCGAATGTTATCCGCCCAATTCATCAAGACCGATGACGATCAATTATAA